ttttttctctctcatctCAGAGAACACAGTTTCACTTTAGATCCTGGTGCAAaaaacccaaacccaaaccTAAACGCAGGATAGAGGGGTTCAGTGAATgtggtctggactctgtggaggagggtcaTTATGTCCTTAGAgacactgtagaaggacagagttcCTGCCCTGTGATCCAGGTAAACTCCTATTGTGGAGGAACTGGGACCAGATACTGGAGTCTTTACTTTATTGTGATAGAAACTGTAACTGGAGGGAGAGCAGTACAAACTCCAGGACTTGTTGTTGTGTCCAAGAGCACAGTCATCACCTTCTCCTTTCCTGTTGATCCCTTTATATGACACTGCTACATAAACCCCCCTTCCACTCCACTGAAGTTCCCAGTAACAGCATCCAGACAGACCCTCTTTACACAGAACTTGTTTCCAGTAGTCAAATCTCTCTGGATGATCAGGATATGACTGGGACTCCTTCTTCCAGGTCACCGCTGTGTTCCTCTCAGACAGACTGAGGTTTTCATTCACTGTATTTGTGTCCAGTGTGAGCTGACAGGCATCTGATGgaggagaaacagaagaaaagagttTTTGCCTTTAGCTGATCCTCATTTTTACCTCagtttactgtaatattacCTGTAAGTTACAGCTGTATTGACTAATGGTGGACAAAATGTCGGTAATTAATCTGACAATTAATACAATGTAACAAGTACATTTACTGCACCTCTTGTCGAGTGAATTTGTGGAGAAAGCGCACTTTGTCCTAAATATACTATTTATCTGGTACATTTGTGTAACTCAGAcacatcaagttcaagttgtttttattgtcattcctctatataacttgtatacagtggaacgaaatgtcgtttctctggaCACCATGGGAGCaacaggacaaaacaaaagggctgtactgaaagcagtgtgtagtgtatggagtcctGCTGGATTAGCGTTTACTGTGTTGGGAGGACAGAAATGTGCACAAGACGGATTTCCCGCCACTTGTGAAAAACACTTGTGAAGACACTATACTCCAACGGAGCTACTAGTGATGCTACATGAAGCCTCAACTGGCGACTCTTTGTGACGACGGACGAATCTCTCGCTGCACCTCTTTATTATCCAATCACATCAACTCCCTCCAGTCTCTTTCAGAACACGTGACTTCATATTGTGCGTTTCATTGGTCATCTCATTTACAGCATTTCTCTAAGCCAATTAAATTACTCCTAGATTGAGCCAATAGTAACCCTGTTCTGTGTCAACTGacttattctgtttttttcattggCCAGGATGGACTGTCACTCATTTTCACTTCACAGAATCAGTGTTGCTCATACTTTACCACACAATCTTAAGAAAAAGGCGCTGTAAATGATCAGTGACAGTATAACAGGAAATATACCGTTAGTGAGTGAGAAGGAATTGGTAGTGCAGCAGTGAGTGTCTTTCACAAGGACACTAGAGCAGCGGGAGAAGTTACAAGTGAACTTTGCTAAGTGATACACTGCCTGCTGTCACACTGTCGTCATGGTGACGGAATATGACACATCATATCATGGACTATGACACGTGTGTAATGTTCATGACAAAGGAGCAGTGTGTTAAAACCACATTTTCTCTGTGCAAACACACTAAACAACAGTCACAGTGAGTTGAGCACAAGGAGTAACAAGAATCATATTTTGTGTCTTACTGACTAATAATGAACTTTATGTTCTAAAATATCtcttaaaacagaaataagtgaACACTGGAACTAGTTTTTACAAACAGAGTAAAAGCattattaaagtattttaactTGTTCATAAAAGTTACTTCAAAAACTTTTAGTGTattaatttgacacttttaCTGTAGTTCATATCTGGATGAGAACTTTTACTTGAGCTGTTTTTCAAGTAACGACACTTGTATTTGAGTTTTCTTTCTCACTATTATACACACCTCTGTGAGTCACAGCCCTGAaatactgaaacacacatctgttcACATAAACTCAGGGAAatcatggaaactccacacaattAATGGCACAACATTTTGTCTTAATCAcaggtacgtgtgtgtgtatgtgtgtgtgtctgtctgtctgtctctctgtctgcctATCTGAGTGTTTGTGAACAGACTCACAGGGTAAAAACTCTTCTCTGGTCCTGGGTTCCGTAATCTGTTGTTTTTTCACTAGAAAGAGATGAGGAGAAACAGAGAGTTGAGGGAATGGGATTTACCTCTGGTCCTGCGtacatgtgtgtttcctgtatGGTTTAATTTCTACTGTCGTGGAGATCAGAATTTCATTAAATACACACTCACATGGACTGGGCTTTGAGACCTTCACAAACATTACTGTAAATCCACATTGTTTATATTATATCTatatagaaatgtgttttatgagAAACAATGTACTACATCATGTGTGtatgatgaaaatgtatttatttctgtaccaaCCTGTTTGGGAGATCTCTGTGAATTTGTTCTTACAGGCTTCCTCTAGTTGGCCTTTGAGATCACAAAGAGCTTTCTTCACATCTCCAAAAGAGCAGTGTGGGTCCACAGGGATGGTGGGTAAGTGTACAGGTCcaggagggacacagagagactggaaactctacacacacagatagaatGAGTGAAAGAAGCATCTCCAGCTCACATCCTTTAAGTGTATCATATAAATGTATCACACATGCTGTGTTCTCCAGTCTCATAGAAAAGCAGTGTTGTTACCTGTAGGAAATGGATGTGatcctctgtgtgtgaaagCTGCTCCATCTCAGCATCTCTCCTCTTCAACTCAGcaatctcctgctccagtcgcTCCAGGAGACCTTCAGCCCGACTCAGCGCAGCCTTCTCCTGAGCTCTGATCAGGTTTACCACTTCAGAGCGCCTTTTCTCAAGGGAGCGGATCATCTGGGTGAAGATGCTCTCGGTGTCCTCCGCTGCTGCCTGTGCGGAGCGCTgttagagacacacagagaggaggGAGCCTGTTTATTCCCCACAGTGTGACTCAGTGCGATCGAGAGCCACAGCACTGGAAAGTGGTCCAACTGTGGTCTCCTCACTGTGTGACTGGAGGAGAGCCCTGACTGAGCCCTCAAATGGCTCTTCCAGCAGCCAGCTGAGCTGTTGTCTTTTCCTCTGCTCCATACTCACTGTGAGTGAGTCCACAGCCTGTCTCAGCTCCTGcaccttcttctctctctgctggaTCCCTTCCTGGAATTCGCTCTGTGTCGCCTTTAGATGCTTCTGcggaaacacaaaaatacaaggATGCCTCATTCTACAAATCCTGGAGTTACTAATTTtcaaacagacagaaattttttaagcttttaattgcatttactgcactgttctgtttttgtgatgGAGTCAAAATTACCTGCAATTCCTCATTTCAACAGttgaaagcaaaacacactcagaaggAAACACAATTAGAGCTGAAGGACCACATTCCGTCTTCTCAAGCTTTTACAACGTCAGTTTGTgcaaagttaaaattttaaaattagatgTCGTACAAAGTACTTATTATTTAACTTATTGATCATACCTGTTCATCGGTCCTTCCTGCAGAAGCTGAGACTGTATCATGTCCTCTATGTTCgtccatcacacacagcagacagataCACTGATGATCGGTACGACAGTAGACCTCCAGCAGTTTGTCATGTTGGGAACAGACCTTTTGCTGAAGGTTTCTAGTCGCAtcagtcagtttgtgttttttaaaagctggaGAGTCATAGTGAAGCTGGAGGTGAGTTTCACAGTAAGAAACCAGACACACCAGACAGGACTTGACGGCTTTGTTCTTTCTCCCAGGACACACATCACACGCCACATCTCCAGGTCCAGCAAAACAGTGTTCAGGAGGAGAAGCCTGGAGTTCTGtcttcttcagtttctccacCACTTCAGCCAGCATGGTGTTTCTGCCCAGAACAGGTCTTGAGCTGAAGGTCTGTCTGCACTGAGGACAGCTGTAGACACCAACATGATCCTGCTGGTCCCAGCAGCCTTTAATACAGTccatacagtaactgtgtccacaGTTTATTGTCACTGGATCCTTCAGTAGATCCAGACAGATTGAACAGCTTAAATGTTCCTGATGAAGAAGATCTCCAGCTTGAGCCATTTTGGTTTGTAGAAAGAGAGTTTAGTTTCATTTCACCAAACTGGTTCAGGGTGTGATGACAGAAGGTATTTCCTGGTTCTACGGTACAAGGGTTGGGTTACATGGTGACATTCTgatatgacattttcttttctcacttCTCTAGTTTGCAGCTAAATTAGATTGAGGGGAGTTTTCAAGATGACGACTTTGTAGGGAACGTTTTCACAGCTCAGATGGCAAGAGAGTTGGAAACTGACTAAACAACAATTTTGTTGAAGTTTTACATGTCTTTGTTTGTTATCTGTCTAAATTCCAGGggaatgaaaaatattgttaaatgtaaatcttttttctttttgccaaaATTCACAAGACTGACTTTCCCAGGAGTCTCACTCAACTGCGGAAGACAAGTATATCTGAAGGACCCAATGGGGTGATGAGG
Above is a genomic segment from Scleropages formosus chromosome 2, fSclFor1.1, whole genome shotgun sequence containing:
- the LOC114909880 gene encoding tripartite motif-containing protein 16-like, whose product is MAQAGDLLHQEHLSCSICLDLLKDPVTINCGHSYCMDCIKGCWDQQDHVGVYSCPQCRQTFSSRPVLGRNTMLAEVVEKLKKTELQASPPEHCFAGPGDVACDVCPGRKNKAVKSCLVCLVSYCETHLQLHYDSPAFKKHKLTDATRNLQQKVCSQHDKLLEVYCRTDHQCICLLCVMDEHRGHDTVSASAGRTDEQKHLKATQSEFQEGIQQREKKVQELRQAVDSLTRSAQAAAEDTESIFTQMIRSLEKRRSEVVNLIRAQEKAALSRAEGLLERLEQEIAELKRRDAEMEQLSHTEDHIHFLQSFQSLCVPPGPVHLPTIPVDPHCSFGDVKKALCDLKGQLEEACKNKFTEISQTVKKQQITEPRTREEFLPYACQLTLDTNTVNENLSLSERNTAVTWKKESQSYPDHPERFDYWKQVLCKEGLSGCCYWELQWSGRGVYVAVSYKGINRKGEGDDCALGHNNKSWSLYCSPSSYSFYHNKVKTPVSGPSSSTIGVYLDHRAGTLSFYSVSKDIMTLLHRVQTTFTEPLYPAFRFGFGFFAPGSKVKLCSLR